The following proteins come from a genomic window of Solea solea chromosome 3, fSolSol10.1, whole genome shotgun sequence:
- the LOC131456386 gene encoding aminoacyl tRNA synthase complex-interacting multifunctional protein 1-like: protein MKVEKTVEAPDQEDVEMDGKHLSLRVGRIISAEKHPDARSLVVVQVDVGEASPTTVVSGLLKLFPLDQVLNRMVILLCNLRPAKVRGVLSQAMVMCATSPEKVEILDPPGGAEPGDRVTFLGFLAEPEKELFDKKKEQVLCDLCTDGHCVATYRGAAFIVAGKGVCRAQTLSHCAVK, encoded by the coding sequence atGAAAGTGGAGAAAACGGTGGAAGCTCCTGATCAGGAGGATGTCGAGATGGACGGGAAGCATCTGTCGCTGCGCGTCGGTCGCATCATCTCAGCAGAGAAGCATCCAGACGCCCGCAGTCTGGTCGTGGTGCAGGTGGACGTCGGAGAAGCTTCACCCACAACCGTGGTCAGCGGGCTGCTCAAGCTTTTCCCTCTGGACCAGGTGCTGAACCGCATGGTCATCCTGCTCTGCAACCTGAGGCCGGCCAAGGTGCGGGGAGTCCTGTCCCAGGCCATGGTCATGTGCGCCACCTCCCCAGAGAAGGTGGAGATCCTGGATCCTCCGGGTGGTGCGGAACCCGGGGACAGAGTGACTTTCCTGGGCTTCCTCGCCGAGCCGGAGAAGGAGCTCtttgacaaaaagaaagagcagGTTCTGTGCGATCTGTGCACGGACGGCCACTGCGTCGCCACTTACAGGGGAGCGGCGTTCATCGTCGCGGGGAAGGGAGTGTGCCGAGCGCAGACCCTGAGCCACTGCGCGGTCAAATAA